A genomic region of Magnolia sinica isolate HGM2019 chromosome 6, MsV1, whole genome shotgun sequence contains the following coding sequences:
- the LOC131249914 gene encoding TPD1 protein homolog 1-like, whose translation MASISLSVSPILTALCFLFFFVFFLHHPTSGSSGNAPHVTRNRKWMRFGSADIGFKPCKASDIVVSQAAGSPLPDGIPTFSVQISSTCSSKCPIWGVHVSCGLFASAKLVNPRIFRRVGPGDCIVNDGKPLESGVSLSFIYANSFSYPMYVSRANIC comes from the exons ATggcttccatctctctctccgtctctccaATACTAACTGCACTttgcttcttattcttctttgtCTTCTTTCTTCACCACCCAACCTCAGGCTCATCAG GTAACGCCCCACACGTAACTCGCAATCGGAAGTGGATGCGTTTCG GGAGTGCGGATATTGGTTTTAAACCCTGCAAGGCGTCGGACATTGTGGTTTCACAAGCAGCTGGAAGTCCGTTACCAGACGGAATCCCTACGTTCTCCGTCCAGATCAGCAGCACGTGCTCATCGAAATGCCCGATCTGGGGCGTCCACGTGTCGTGCGGGCTGTTCGCGTCTGCCAAGCTGGTGAATCCCAGGATCTTCCGTCGGGTGGGCCCGGGCGACTGCATCGTCAACGATGGGAAACCTCTAGAGAGTGGGGTCAGCCTTTCTTTCATTTACGCCAACTCCTTCAGCTATCCGATGTATGTGTCACGTGCTAACATTTGCTAG